From Streptomyces sp. NBC_00370, a single genomic window includes:
- a CDS encoding Glu/Leu/Phe/Val dehydrogenase dimerization domain-containing protein has product MTEETHPMTPTPPGDAPLISLTWTDHVTGRKGYLVVDRLVRGVASGGLRMREGCTLSEVAGLARGMTMKEALHFDADAATARYVPLGGAKGGVDCDPRDPGAYDLLVRFLRATRPYVECFWTTGEDLGLSQETVDRAAAEAGLVSTVQAVHPLLDDETAARRRLADAFAVEVAGIGLDALVGGCGVAESVLTALDRAEVGHDGIRVAVQGFGTMGGATARFLAEAGLRIVAVADVKGTIAHPDGLDVEALLAARDGYGTVDRSALRPDDRELPADGWLSEPADVLVPAAVSYAVDSVNQARIGARWIVEAANMPVLPEAEELLASRGITVLPDVVVNSATNAWWWWTLFGDIGPTADEAFAHIRRSMRALVTLVLERAEAEGTTPRAAAHAVVADRLPVIAQRYGWYG; this is encoded by the coding sequence CCGCCCGGCGACGCCCCGCTGATCTCGCTCACCTGGACGGACCACGTCACCGGGCGCAAGGGATATCTGGTGGTGGACCGGCTGGTACGCGGCGTGGCCAGCGGCGGACTGCGGATGCGCGAGGGCTGCACGCTGTCCGAGGTGGCCGGTCTCGCCCGCGGCATGACCATGAAGGAGGCCCTGCACTTCGACGCGGACGCTGCCACGGCCCGCTACGTGCCGCTCGGCGGCGCCAAGGGCGGTGTCGACTGCGACCCGCGGGACCCTGGGGCGTACGACCTGCTTGTCAGGTTCCTGCGTGCCACCCGGCCGTACGTCGAGTGCTTCTGGACCACCGGGGAGGATCTGGGGCTGAGCCAGGAGACCGTGGACCGGGCCGCCGCCGAGGCCGGTCTGGTCTCGACCGTCCAGGCCGTCCATCCGCTGCTCGACGACGAGACGGCGGCCAGGCGGCGGCTCGCCGACGCCTTCGCCGTCGAGGTGGCGGGGATCGGTCTCGACGCGCTGGTGGGCGGCTGCGGCGTCGCCGAGTCGGTGCTCACGGCGCTGGACAGGGCGGAGGTCGGCCACGACGGGATCAGGGTCGCCGTGCAGGGCTTCGGGACCATGGGCGGGGCGACCGCGCGGTTCCTGGCCGAAGCCGGGCTGCGGATCGTCGCCGTGGCCGATGTGAAGGGCACGATCGCCCACCCGGACGGTCTTGACGTCGAGGCGCTGCTGGCCGCCCGTGACGGGTACGGCACGGTGGACCGGTCCGCGCTGCGGCCGGACGACCGGGAGCTGCCGGCGGACGGGTGGCTGTCGGAGCCGGCCGACGTGCTGGTGCCCGCCGCCGTCTCGTATGCCGTCGATTCCGTCAACCAGGCCCGGATCGGGGCGCGTTGGATCGTCGAGGCGGCTAACATGCCGGTGCTGCCCGAGGCCGAGGAGCTGCTGGCGTCGCGCGGGATCACGGTGCTGCCCGACGTCGTGGTGAACTCGGCCACCAACGCCTGGTGGTGGTGGACGCTGTTCGGCGACATCGGTCCGACCGCCGACGAGGCGTTCGCCCACATCCGGCGGTCGATGCGCGCGCTGGTCACCCTGGTGCTGGAGCGGGCCGAGGCCGAGGGGACCACTCCGCGCGCGGCGGCGCACGCGGTCGTCGCGGACCGGCTGCCCGTCATCGCGCAGCGGTACGGCTGGTACGGCTGA